In Zygosaccharomyces rouxii strain CBS732 chromosome D complete sequence, one DNA window encodes the following:
- the MDM32 gene encoding Mdm32p (similar to uniprot|Q12171 Saccharomyces cerevisiae YOR147W MDM32 Mitochondrial Distribution and Morphology), producing MRNLLVRSTVRAARNSCLSRVTCWQPLWYGVRNFHQCGKGPLMNQFKKNPNPQDMLSNNTDYLHIQNILLQKNRTRMDKERLLSEATNFYQRFKINTKWLLIRGNRPFSANEISTMFSWLLISQIAWIILGTTTFVSIILLIFNTVFAKEVVGRCIGKMLNAYLDGIDVNFQDALIPEWKKRCIRFNKVELKTSQQEHMEQDEKEPKFEFDLKFHQIELKLNLMKWLWGNGLIQDISVFGMKGDAKVNYAYKSKSPKDFLIDWFSNKEYHLGRVQITDSSVNVHDKQMGTKFKLSIYDLEMPQLRFEWMIPDFFNANIVTGAINHSLFSIHKRQHKLPYINELEQDLQHWKRITRLRLDSINVRDLGLNRSNSFNWVEDGDLEIIADVMLPHTETDTGDYDDNSKYMVLDLKFKFKDLKAKFPDNAPRLSTGEHIISLEELKPLISYINTQHGIFQSFSDIRHSNSTWNSPQVAIKKTKSYPNVTVISTPSRWPQSEDGESAKNQEIIKFHDQPAQDNNDIVLRCRIVKNAQELKNMIMFQETGVYDSLSMELYVDLIKMVDEWEYRKKSDWMKLWGTTVVTQLVLFGFGAMV from the coding sequence ATGCGTAACCTGCTCGTAAGGAGTACAGTCAGAGCAGCTCGAAATAGCTGCTTATCAAGGGTCACTTGTTGGCAGCCACTCTGGTATGGAGTACGtaattttcatcaatgtgGAAAAGGTCCATTAATGAATCAGTTcaaaaagaatccaaatcctCAGGATATGTTAAGTAACAATACAGATTATCTGCACATTCAAAATATACTGCTTCAGAAAAATCGTACAAGGATGGACAAAGAGCGGCTACTGTCAGAAGCTACtaatttttaccaaaggTTTAAAATTAACACTAAGTGGTTACTCATAAGAGGTAATAGACCGTTTTCTGCCAACGAAATAAGTACCATGTTCTCATGGTTATTGATTTCACAAATTGCCTGGATCATATTGGGAACGACGACGTTTGTTTCTATAATTTTACTCATTTTCAATACAGTTTTTGCCAAGGAAGTGGTAGGTAGATGTATTGGTAAAATGTTGAATGCATATTTGGACGGTATAGATGTGAATTTTCAAGATGCATTGATACCGGAATGGAAGAAAAGGTGTATTAGGTTTAATAAAGTGGAATTAAAGACTTCACAACAGGAACATATGGAGCaggatgaaaaggaacccaagtttgaatttgatcttAAATTCCATCAGATAGAGCTGAAGCTAAATTTAATGAAGTGGCTTTGGGGTAATGGCCTGATCCAAGATATATCTGTCTTTGGCATGAAAGGTGATGCAAAGGTCAACTATGCATATAAATCAAAATCCCCAAAGGATTTTCTCATTGATTGGTTTTCCAATAAGGAATACCATTTGGGTAGAGTACAAATCACAGATTCCAGTGTGAACGTTCATGATAAACAAATGGGGACTAAATTCAAACTCTCCATATATGATTTAGAGATGCCGCAATTGAGATTCGAATGGATGATCCCAGACTTCTTTAATGCGAATATTGTCACAGGTGCCATCAATCATTCACTTTTCTCAATTCACAAGAGGCAACACAAATTGCCCTATATAAACGAATTGGAGCAGGATCTTCagcattggaaaagaataacCAGGTTGAGATTGGACTCAATCAACGTTAGAGATTTGGGTCTTAACAGATCTAATTCCTTCAACTGGGTAGAAGATGGTGACCTCGAAATTATTGCAGATGTGATGTTACCACATACTGAAACGGATACAGGTGACTATGATGATAATAGCAAATACATGGTTCTCGATTTGAAGTTTAAATTTAAGGATTTGAAGGCAAAATTCCCGGATAATGCCCCCAGACTATCCACTGGCGAACACATCATTTCACTGGAAGAGCTAAAGCCACTAATTTCTTACATCAATACACAGCACGGAATTTTCCAATCATTTAGCGACATTAGACATTCAAATTCTACATGGAACTCACCACAAGTTGCCATCAAAAAGACTAAATCGTACCCGAATGTAACAGTAATTTCGACACCATCAAGATGGCCCCAAagtgaagatggtgaatcTGCTAAAAACCAAGAAATTATTAAATTTCATGATCAACCAGCACAGGACAATAATGATATTGTTCTTCGCTGTAGAATAGTGAAGAATGCCCAAGAGTTGAAAAACATGATCATGTTCCAAGAAACTGGTGTTTACGATTCCCTAAGCATGGAACTTTATGttgatttgatcaaaatggTCGACGAGTGGGAATACAGAAAGAAGAGTGATTGGATGAAACTTTGGGGGACGACTGTGGTCACCCAACTTGTActttttggatttggtgCGATGGTCTAA
- the SPP2 gene encoding spliceosome ATPase-activating subunit SPP2 (some similarities with uniprot|Q02521 Saccharomyces cerevisiae YOR148C SPP2): MSGFALDLKSKGKKSGKKKRSNVFGEDDQGKKKTKIKLTHVDEYQEEPEKKLVIEPETLRSSFFNGERPAKANTKDAKPKYGLITVNDENQQEDTSNGQEHINLKLPDEDSLPEITKKEEYEKVPVEEFGEALLRGMGWDGKEDERNGGDSPAPRLPFLGIGAKALPNHNNNGRNKEQEDSYMPVVKVDKKSGEKVT, from the coding sequence ATGAGTGGATTTGCATTGGATCTCAAGTCCAAGGGTAAGAAATCTggcaagaagaagagaagtAATGTGTTCGGTGAGGATGATCAGGGCAAGAAGAAGACCAAGATAAAGCTAACGCATGTGGATGAGTACCAAGAAGAACCAGAGAAAAAGCTGGTCATCGAACCAGAAACATTGAGATCTAGTTTCTTTAATGGTGAGAGACCTGCCAAGGCTAACACAAAAGACGCTAAACCCAAATATGGACTCATAACGGTAAATGATGAGAATCAGCAGGAAGATACGTCGAATGGTCAAGAACACATCAACTTAAAGCTTCCGGATGAGGATTCGTTACCTGAAATCACGAAGAAAGAGGAATATGAAAAAGTCCCTgtagaagaatttggtgaagCTTTACTAAGGGGAATGGGATGGGATGGTAAAGAGGATGAGAGGAACGGTGGTGATTCGCCAGCACCGAGACTGCCATTCTTGGGAATTGGTGCGAAGGCCCTACCGAATcacaataataatggtagGAATAAAGAGCAGGAGGACTCATATATGCCCGTGGTCAAAGTTGATAAAAAATCGGGAGAAAAGGTTACATGA
- the SHE9 gene encoding She9p (similar to gnl|GLV|CAGL0M01518g Candida glabrata CAGL0M01518g and some similarites with Q04172 YDR393W uniprot|Q04172 Saccharomyces cerevisiae SHE9 Mitochondrial inner membrane protein required for normal mitochondrial morphology), protein MLIARRFAYLVRPQSLPVTKFGPLSIPARRFSIYKCIGQEYKESTLNKNPKSSQKNSKPWLEPRWNNIKAKLDDTRKVVNKYATQLQYHFSKARDAIRDANKKIAEQERDRSNQRLNYNKDVENDGQIQGLPSEREIYRRKWSRKLEFYLDSLQETIFTATRALNDVTGYSSIQKLRKSIQLMEGTLEETRSELRELKEDYAMAIEERTRSQRELNELLQRKNIWTPEELERFTLLYKNDAMNLKKEQQLKTKVNAMEVKQEKLNDDLYRAILTRYHEEQIWSDKIRRTSTWGTFLLMTVNIILFLVFQLLLEPWKRRRLTSSFEVKVKQALDQYADEQTTALKDLSATMHDKKSANEPVATDDGAKTAITPTTKEISQKTMDYVYEKPWQFYEAARAYTIHMWNWIKIKAARFDPSDALNLHSEKTLTNLQLYACSIFLFICGTAMSRII, encoded by the coding sequence ATGCTTATAGCACGTCGTTTTGCATATCTTGTACGACCACAATCGCTACCAGTAACTAAATTTGGTCCATTGAGCATACCTGCACGAAGATTCAGTATTTATAAATGTATTGGCCAAGAGTATAAAGAATCAACATTGAATAAAAACCCTAAATCGAGTCAAAAGAATAGCAAACCATGGTTAGAGCCCCGTTGGAATAATATCAAGGCAAAATTAGATGATACCAGAAAAGTGGTCAATAAATATGCTACTCAATTGCAGTACCATTTTAGTAAGGCTCGAGATGCCATACGGGATGCCAATAAGAAGATTGCTGAACAAGAGAGAGATAGATCAAATCAAAGGTTAAATTATAACAAGGATGTCGAAAATGACGGTCAAATTCAAGGGCTACCATCTGAAAGAGAGATATATCGTCGTAAATGGTCTCGAAAGTTAGaattttatttggattcaTTACAAGAAACCATATTTACCGCTACTAGAGCACTCAACGACGTGACTGGCTATTCTAGTATTCAAAAACTACGGAAAAGTATTCAATTGATGGAAGGTACTTTGGAAGAGACTAGAAGTGAGTTAAGAGAGCTAAAGGAAGATTATGCGATGGCCATTGAAGAACGGACAAGATCTCAAAGGGAGCTGAATGAATTGTTACAGAGGAAAAACATCTGGACcccagaagaattggaaagattcACCCTACTCTACAAGAATGATGCAATGAACCTAAAGAAAGAACAGCAATTGAAGACTAAAGTTAATGCAATGGAGGTCAAACAAGAAAAACTAAATGACGATTTATACCGTGCGATATTGACTCGTTACCACGAGGAACAAATATGGTCCGACAAAATTAGGAGGACTTCTACTTGGGGGACTTTCCTGCTGATGACGGTTAACATCATATTGTTTCTAGTGTTCCAATTGCTTTTAGAACcttggaaaagaagaagattaaCCAGTTCATTTGAGGTTAAAGTAAAGCAAGCTCTTGACCAATATGCGGATGAACAAACCACGGCATTAAAAGATTTATCAGCCACTATGCACGATAAAAAGAGTGCCAATGAGCCCGTGGCCACAGATGATGGGGCTAAGACTGCAATTACACCTAcaaccaaagaaatttcacaAAAAACTATGGATTATGTTTATGAGAAGCCCTGGCAATTTTACGAAGCCGCTAGAGCTTATACTATTCACATGTGGAACTGGATCAAGATAAAAGCAGCTCGCTTCGACCCCTCTGATGCTCTAAATTTGCATTCTGAAAAGACTTTGACCAATTTACAACTCTACGCCTGTTCCATCTTCCTATTTATATGCGGTACAGCTATGTCACGCATTATATGA
- the RPT3 gene encoding proteasome regulatory particle base subunit RPT3 (highly similar to uniprot|P33298 Saccharomyces cerevisiae YDR394W RPT3 One of six ATPases of the 19S regulatory particle of the 26S proteasome involved in the degradation of ubiquitinated substrates substrate of N-acetyltransferase B) has protein sequence MVCHLNKNIKGDIGGNPLIENSLRVIMEELGIVNPAESIVEEKPPAIKSYGALVSQLNNNSGSLVSQGNADVYLKLKKLEKEYELLNLQGEYIKDEQRHLKRELFRAQEEVKRIQSVPLVIGQFLEPIDQNTGIVSSTTGMSYVVRILSTLDRELLKPSMSVALHRHSNALVVILPPDSDSSISIMNESEKPDVTYSDVGGLDIQKQEIREAVELPLTQADLYQQIGIDPPRGVLLYGPPGTGKTMLVKAVANSTSAAFIRVNGSEFVHKYLGEGPRMVRDVFRLARENAPSIIFIDEVDSIATKRFDAQTGSDREVQRILIELMTQMDGFDQSTNVKVIMATNRADTLDPALLRPGRLDRKIEFPSLRDRRERRLIFGTIAAKMSLAPEADLDSLIIRNDSLSGAVIAAIMQEAGLRAVRRNRYVILQSDLEEAYDAQVKTENDVDKFDFYK, from the coding sequence ATGGTTTGCCACCTTAACAAGAACATCAAAGGAGATATAGGAGGAAATCCTCTGATAGAGAACAGTTTGAGAGTTATAATGGAGGAATTAGGAATTGTAAACCCAGCTGAAAGTATTGTTGAAGAGAAGCCACCTGCTATTAAGTCTTATGGTGCGTTGGTGTCGCAATTAAACAACAATAGTGGTAGTTTGGTTTCACAAGGGAATGCTGATGTGtatttaaaattgaaaaaactggAAAAAGAATATGAGCTTTTAAATCTACAGGGTGAATATATTAAGGATGAACAACgtcatttgaaaagagaattgttTAGGGCTCAAGAAGAAGTGAAGAGAATCCAGTCAGTACCTCTGGTGATTGGCCAATTTTTGGAACCTATTGATCAGAATACAGGTATTGTCTCCAGTACTACTGGGATGAGTTATGTGGTAAGAATTTTATCAACCTTAGACAGAGAATTGCTAAAACCATCCATGTCGGTGGCGCTACACCGTCATTCCAATGCATTAGTGGTTATTTTACCACCAGATTCAGATTCTAGTATATCTATTATGAATGAGTCTGAGAAACCAGATGTTACTTATTCAGATGTAGGTGGGTTGGACATACAAAAGCAAGAAATCAGGGAGGCGGTAGAGTTACCATTGACACAAGCAGATTTATACCAACAGATTGGGATTGATCCACCAAGAGGTGTTCTATTGTATGGTCCTCCAGGTACCGGTAAAACTATGTTGGTTAAAGCTGTGGCAAATAGTACTTCTGCTGCATTCATCAGAGTTAATGGTTCTGAATTCGTTCACAAATATCTGGGTGAAGGTCCTAGAATGGTTCGTGATGTGTTTAGACTTGCTAGAGAAAATGCACCAtccattattttcatcgatGAAGTGGATTCTATTGCTACAAAGCGTTTTGATGCACAGACGGGGTCTGATCGTGAAGTGCAACGTATTTTAATCGAATTAATGACACAGATGGATGGTTTCGACCAAAGTACTAACGTTAAGGTGATTATGGCTACGAACAGAGCTGATACCTTAGATCCTGCATTGTTAAGACCTGGTAGATTGGACAGAAAGATCGAATTCCCCTCCCTGCGTGATAGACGTGAACGTCGTCTAATCTTCGGCACTATTGCCGCTAAGATGTCATTGGCCCCGGAGGCAGATTTGGACTCTTTAATTATTCGTAACGATTCTTTATCAGGTGCCGTCATTGCAGCTATCATGCAGGAAGCCGGTCTACGTGCAGTGAGGAGGAACAGATATGTCATTTTACAGAgtgatttggaagaagctTACGATGCTCAAGTTAAAACTGAAAATGATGTCGACAAATTCGATTTCTACAAATGA
- the SMP3 gene encoding glycosylphosphatidylinositol-alpha 1,2 mannosyltransferase (similar to uniprot|Q04174 Saccharomyces cerevisiae YOR149C SMP3 Protein involved in glycosyl phosphatidyl inositol synthesis most likely an alpha 1 2 mannosyltransferase utilized for addition of the fourth side-branching mannose onto the GPI core structure) — protein MNIDPLKSMKWLIWALIGVFIALQPSYIHPDEHFQSLEVLATRIGGVKGSIPWEFTQDHSARSFVPLYISHWWVFQFYGILSPLWILRLVRLQNFGLYLLISRYALNHLTHSGSQAEFLLQSSYIAWCHQSHSFSNSLETLLVLIALSLYSDLTKVPNGHHAMVKSAVLSIVITLGVFNRITFPVFLLIPSVVLFVKFYLRSWRSLMVLGITILLSALSFIYVDTLIYGGSRWVIAPWNNFKYNLDESNLAQHGLHPRYTHVLVNFPQLVGPTVLFLQIPRKSLRGWFTNIPVLSALSGLALLSVFKHQELRFLIPLAPLTLMSLKFNSYWKTYGVKAWIGFNIIMATVMGVLHQGGIVPLLDLIRDEPVGVHIWWKTYSPPTWMYANQRLITSTTNFVDNVERVDNVPFSSIHDHVVDLKGCDETLLNHTLHQFLLQNTNVQIIAPNSVAHRLESLQDNYHFQSLQSWPIHLDLDHIDFSSKLLGITQYSVTRR, from the coding sequence ATGAATATTGACCCATTGAAGTCCATGAAGTGGTTAATTTGGGCTCTCATAGGAGTTTTCATCGCACTACAGCCCTCTTACATCCATCCAGATGAACATTTCCAGAGTTTAGAAGTTTTAGCGACCAGAATTGGTGGGGTTAAAGGTAGCATTCCATGGGAGTTTACTCAGGATCATTCCGCGAGGAGTTTCGTTCCATTGTATATTAGTCATTGGTGGGTATTTCAATTTTACGGCATTTTAAGCCCATTGTGGATCCTAAGGTTGGTTAGGCTGCAAAATTTTGGGTTATATTTGTTAATAAGTCGGTATGCTTTGAATCATCTGACGCACTCTGGAAGCCAAGCTGAATTCCTGCTGCAATCATCATACATTGCATGGTGCCATCAGAGCCATTCTTTTTCGAATTCATTGGAAACCTTACTCGTTTTAATTGCACTTTCGCTGTATAGTGATCTAACGAAAGTCCCAAATGGTCATCATGCAATGGTCAAGTCTGCTGTGCTGTCGATCGTTATTACACTTGGGGTGTTCAATAGAATAACCTTCCCcgtttttcttttgataCCTTCAGTTGTACTTTTTGTCAAATTTTACCTCAGGTCCTGGAGGTCTCTAATGGTCTTGGGGATTACAATATTGTTATCAGCCCTGTCTTTCATATATGTGGATACTCTGATTTACGGTGGGTCTCGCTGGGTCATTGCTCCCTGGAATAATTTCAAGTACAATTTAGATGAATCCAATTTGGCTCAACATGGATTGCATCCGAGGTATACCCATGTTTTGGTTAATTTCCCACAACTTGTAGGACCCACAGTTTTATTTCTACAGATTCCACGTAAAAGCCTAAGAGGTTGGTTTACGAATATTCCTGTGCTATCTGCTTTATCAGGTTTGGCCTTACTATCTGTTTTTAAACACCAGGAACTTAGATTCTTGATCCCGTTAGCGCCATTGACGCTGATGAGCTTGAAATTCAACAGTTATTGGAAAACGTACGGTGTGAAGGCATGGATTGGTTTTAATATAATAATGGCAACTGTTATGGGTGTTTTGCACCAAGGTGGTATAGTTCCtcttttggatttgatacGGGACGAGCCAGTAGGCGTTCACATTTGGTGGAAGACTTATTCCCCCCCAACATGGATGTACGCTAACCAAAGACTAATTACGTCTACTACCAACTTTGTTGATAATGTGGAAAGAGTGGATAATGTCCCATTTTCCTCTATTCACGACCATGTTGTTGATCTCAAAGGTTGTGACGAGACGTTATTAAATCACACGTTacatcaatttcttttacaaaataCAAATGTTCAAATTATAGCTCCAAATTCTGTTGCGCATCGATTGGAATCATTGCAGGACAATTATCACTTTCAATCGTTACAAAGTTGGCCGATTCATCTTGATTTAGATCACATCGATTTTTCCAGCAAATTACTAGGTATTACTCAGTATAGTGTAACTCGCAGATAA
- the SXM1 gene encoding Sxm1p (similar to uniprot|Q04175 Saccharomyces cerevisiae YDR395W SXM1 Nuclear protein; has similarity to Cse1p homologs including Nmd5p, Cse1p,Lph2p, and the human cellular apoptosis susceptibility protein, CAS1; also has similarity to the karyopherin Kap95p), with product MQDERAILTCLEQTMVSDAKVIKMAEQQLFQYQKQQGFATFLLQIVANPEVPLNIRLSSAIYLKNKIQRSWSAVNREDGIKPAEQQVIKDNLVQTLVSNSSNNHIRPHLTESVRGILNSNDNWDLTNLMNELLSSGKQEYIYTGLLLLFEVCIAHRWDMAEDRQVIDGVIFTVFPTVETIASELVNKEDYKSNELLYLILKSFKYSCLNNFPQYFKNIEKLNAWIQLHLFVCAKPLPKEVLELDPADRSLDKRVKVNKWGFGNLNRFIHKYSRVTKSVTEEFVAYVFSNILPLVLQEYFKIIQTWRDGSLWLGGASLHYLIQFLEKCTVLDEVYPLIELNLVTIIENVIFPCLCASPESVELLEEDQEEYTRRYFDMNKEGTTADVASSDFVFVVGHKRPEKMQSILPFVNSVFLSFQENAQDVTCAYKQEGAMRMISTLFTFLEDHTDLETIFSNYITVFLSQPQYPFLIARALETISIYGNDFKDVNTLSKLFELTYTHFMSSDVLPVQIEAADALKTLVVSNPNIHPHISAQVPGIMEKLLRLSKEFQIDILSEVMEAFVERFADELTIFAEDLARNLVEQFLDLGRSLLDSSSGAYSTGDQDQEIQASALLQTMTTMVMSMNKVSLVDQFLPVVKFVIINAQISFLTEIVDLMDSLALSSKTLYNQFTPAVWEMFHDVLDSFQTYALDYFEGYLVFFETVVTHGFPQDQTYLPAFLEILSLKLESDVDYDVESVVEILVFYALSLRDIPLFSKALKVSSNAELELDPASVVKLFLANLFVKPVETLQVCESEGATLTILTQWFACKFHSVFSIKLQILAIISLFKLPDLPGSVKGFVPQFADKLVALTESLPSAIRKRDAMSKGEEGLEEMFASEDGGEDMYFEEFEEDLKETVLDQANAFQEVHSFFSQLDPTRSQQIVSTLSEDRKHSLEVILEFVSQA from the coding sequence ATGCAGGATGAGCGGGCAATTCTAACCTGCCTTGAGCAGACAATGGTATCAGACGCTAAAGTGATCAAGATGGCAGAGCAACAATTGTTCCAGTACCAAAAGCAGCAAGGTTTTGCAACTTTTTTATTGCAAATTGTAGCAAATCCAGAGGTTCCACTAAACATTAGATTATCCTCTGCCATCTATttaaaaaacaaaattcaaagatcaTGGAGTGCCGTGAATCGTGAAGATGGGATCAAGCCAGCGGAACAGCAGGTGATCAAGGACAATTTGGTGCAGACGTTGGTCAGTAATTCCAGTAACAACCATATCAGACCTCATTTAACAGAATCCGTCAGAGGAATTTTGAACAGTAATGATAACTGGGACTTGACCAACTTGATGAACGAGCTTTTATCAAGTGGTAAGCAAGAATATATTTATACTGGTCTCCTTTTACTTTTTGAAGTTTGTATAGCTCATAGATGGGATATGGCAGAGGATAGACAAGTGATAGATGGTGTAATTTTTACTGTTTTCCCCACTGTGGAAACCATTGCATCAGAATTGGTTAACAAAGAAGATTACAAGTCAAATGAATTGTTGtatttgattttaaagagTTTCAAATACAGTTGTCTGAACAATTTTCCCCAATATTTCAAGAACATAGAGAAATTAAATGCATGGATACAATTGCATCTTTTTGTCTGTGCTAAACCATTACCAAAGGAAGTTTTAGAGCTAGACCCAGCTGATAGATCCCTCGATAAAAGAGTAAAAGTTAACAAATGGGGATTTGGTAACTTGAATAGATTTATCCACAAGTACAGTCGAGTCACTAAGAGCGTTACTGAGGAATTTGTTGCATACGTGTTTAGTAACATATTGCCACTTGTTTTGCaagaatatttcaaaattattcaaacCTGGCGTGACGGATCCCTCTGGCTCGGCGGTGCTTCTTTGCATTacttgattcaatttttggaaaaatgtaCTGTCCTTGATGAAGTTTATCCTTTAATCGAACTCAATTTGGTAACCATTATTGAAAATGTAATCTTCCCCTGTCTATGTGCAAGTCCAGAAAGTGTAGAATTGTTGGAGGAGGATCAAGAGGAATATACAAGACGTTATTTCGATATGAATAAGGAAGGTACTACAGCAGATGTCGCATCATCAGATTTTGTGTTTGTTGTGGGCCATAAACGTCCTGAAAAAATGCAATCAATTCTGCCATTTGTCAATAGCGTTTTCTTAAGCTTCCAAGAGAATGCCCAGGACGTTACATGTGCTTACAAGCAAGAAGGTGCCATGAGAATGATTTCCACCCTATTCACCTTTTTGGAGGATCACACCGACTTGGAAActattttttccaattacATCACAGTTTTCCTTTCACAACCCCAGTACCCATTTTTAATTGCAAGAGCTCTTGAAACTATTTCAATTTATGGCAACGATTTTAAGGATGTGAATACTTTGtccaaattgtttgaaTTAACCTACACACATTTCATGAGTTCCGATGTTCTGCCGGTGCAAATCGAAGCTGCTGATGCTCTAAAGACATTGGTGGTTTCAAACCCCAACATCCATCCCCACATATCCGCACAAGTTCCTGGCATCATGGAAAAACTACTAAGACTTTCAAAGGAATTCCAAATTGACATTTTATCGGAAGTCATGGAAGCATTTGTGGAAAGATTTGCCGATGAGTTAACCATCTTTGCCGAGGATTTGGCACGTAACTTGGTAGAACAATTTTTAGATCTTGGTCGCTCGCTGCTGGACAGTTCCTCCGGTGCTTATTCTACGGGTGATCAAGaccaagaaattcaagCTAGTGCTCTTTTGCAAACTATGACAACAATGGTAATGTCAATGAACAAAGTTTCCCTAGTGGACCAATTTTTGCCAGTGGTCAAATTTGTCATTATAAATGCCCAAATTTCCTTCCTTACCGAAATTGTTGATCTCATGGATTCCTTAGCATTATCTTCCAAAACCCTTTACAACCAGTTTACTCCTGCCGTCTGGGAAATGTTCCATGATGTCCTAGATTCTTTCCAAACTTATGCTCTCGATTATTTCGAAGGTTACTtagttttctttgaaactGTAGTGACTCACGGGTTCCCACAAGACCAGACTTATTTGCCTGCGTTCTTAGAGATCctatctttgaaattggagAGTGATGTAGATTATGATGTGGAAAGCGTTGTGGAAATCCTTGTATTCTATGCACTTTCATTAAGAGATATCCCACTTTTCTCCAAGGCATTAAAAGTATCATCAAATGCAGAGTTGGAATTGGATCCTGCCAGTGTGGTTAAGCTGTTTTTAGCCAACCTTTTCGTCAAACCAGTTGAAACTTTACAAGTTTGTGAGAGTGAAGGTGCAACTTTAACCATACTAACACAATGGTTCGCCTGTAAATTTCACAGTGTCTTCTCCATCAAATTACAAATTTTGGCAATCATCTCCTTGTTTAAACTACCTGATTTACCAGGTAGTGTGAAAGGATTTGTCCCACAATTCGCAGACAAGTTAGTGGCTTTAACGGAATCCTTACCAAGTGCCATTCGTAAAAGAGATGCTATGTCAAAGGGCgaagaaggtttagaaGAAATGTTTGCATCTGAAGATGGTGGAGAAGACATGTATTTcgaagaatttgaagaagaccTGAAGGAAACAGTCTTGGACCAAGCAAACGCATTCCAGGAAGTGcattctttcttttcacaaCTGGATCCAACCCGATCACAACAAATTGTTAGCACTTTGAGTGAGGATAGAAAGCATTCATTAGAGGTCATTCTAGAATTCGTTTCCCAAGCTTga